TATCTTGGGAGAAAAATTTACAGCCAGTGGGAAAATAACCTTAAACCAGGGCTGGAAAGCTGTTTATGAAGAGATGGACGGAATTTATGACCAGGAAGAGGAGGATTTAGAGCAAGTATCTTCTGGCTCTCTGGACAGGCAGCTGCCTGACCTGAAAAAAGGTGAAATTTTAACAGGATTAGATTTTAACATAAAAGAGGGAAAGACAAAGCCGCCGGCGCCTTTTAACGAGGCTACGCTGCTGTCGGCTATGGAAAACCCTGTGGCTTATATGGAAAGCGATAATAAGGCTATGGCTAAAACATTAGGAGAAACAGGGGGATTGGGCACAGTTGCCACAAGAGCAGATATTATTGAGAAGCTTTTTGGAAGCTTTCTCATAGAGAAGCGAGGGCAGGATATCTTTCTTACTTCCAAGGCAAAACAGCTTTTAGATTTGGTGCCGGAGGATCTTAGAAAGCCGGAGCTGACTGCGGATTGGGAGATGAAGCTTTCCAACATAGCAAAAGGCAGTCTGAAAAGAAAAGAATTTATGGAGGAAATCTACAGCTATACAGAGGAGCTGATAGATGAAATTAAAACAAGCGGGGGACAGTTTTTCCACGATAATCTGACAAATAAAAAATGTCCTGACTGCGGAAAAAGACTTCTGAAAGTAAAGGGAAAGAACAGCGAAATGTTAGTGTGCCAGGACAGAGAGTGCGGCTATAGAGAAACCTTGTCCAGAACCTCCAACGCCCGCTGTCCAAAGTGCCACAAAAAAATGGAATTAAGAGGAAAGGGAGACAGCCAGATTTTTGTGTGCGCCTGCGGCTATAAAGAGAAATTGACTGCATTTCAGGACAGAAAAAAGAAGGAGGGGAAAGGCGTATCTAAGAAGGATATAGCTAAGTATATGAGGAACCAGGCAAAGGAGGAAGAGGCGCTAAATTCTCCTTTTGCAGCTGCATTTGCAAAATTAAATCTGGATTCTGAAGAAAATCAGAAGAAATAAAAAAATATTGCCCGATATTGGGCTATTATGCAGGGCTTTTAGTAGGCAAACTTCTATGATTTATGATATACTAATTATACTTTAAACCTAAGCTTGCAATCACATCATTAAGAGGAGAACATTATATGACAAAATTAATATCCTGGAACGTAAACGGGCTGCGCGCCTGTGTAGGAAAAGGGTTTTTAGAATATTTTAACAGCGTGGATGCAGACATTTTCTGCCTTCAGGAAACAAAGCTTCAGGAGGGGCAGATAGATCTGCCTTTGGAAGGCTATTATCAGTACTGGAATTATGCAGAGAAAAAGGGCTATTCCGGCGTGGCAATGTTTACTAAAAGTGAGCCTATTTCTGTAAAGTACGGAATCGGCCGCCAGGAGCACGACCACGAGGGGCGTGTGATTGCTGCAGAGTTTCCTAACTATTGGGTAGTTACCTGCTATACGCCAAATTCTCAGGACGGTCTGGCAAGACTGCCTTACAGAAGGACGTGGAACCAGGCCTTTTTAGAGTTTCTGAAGGAGCTGGAGGAAACAAAGCCGGTTGTATTCTGCGGAGATTTAAATGTTGCCCACAAAGAGATTGATTTGAAGAATCCGAAAACCAACAGAAAAAATGCAGGTTTTTCCGATGAGGAAAGGGAGGATTTTACCAACCTGCTGAACGCAGGTTTTATTGACAGCTTCCGCTATTTTTACCCGGATGCCGAAGGGATTTATTCCTGGTGGTCTTACAGGTTCAGCGCAAGGGCCAAAAACGCAGGCTGGCGCATCGACTATTTCTGCGTGTCAGAAGCATTAAAGGACAAGCTGGAAAAGGCAGCCATTCACACAGATATTATGGGTTCTGACCATTGCCCTGTAGAGTTGGTTTTAAGTTTATAAAATAAGTTTATAAAAGACAAAAAAGAAAGTAGAAAATACAGCTATGAGCTTAGTAACTATAGAGCATTTAACTAAGTCCTATACAGAGCGCCTGCTTTTTGACGACACAGATTTTTCTGTAGGAGAAGGGGAGAAGGTAGGTCTGATTGGAATAAACGGGACAGGTAAGTCCACTTTATTAAAAATTATTGCCGGTTTGGAAGAGCCGGATTCTGGAAATGTGGTGCGCAGAAGAAATCTGGATATACGCTTTCTGCCTCAGAATCCTCAGTTTCATCAGGGAGATACAATTCTGGAAAGTATTATCAGGGATAATCAGGGCCATTCTCATGTGTGGGATTTGGAAAGCCAGGCAAAAACCATTTTAACAAAGCTGGGAATCTGGGATTTTCAGGCTCATGTGGAAACACTTTCCGGAGGCCAGAGAAAAAGGATTGCTCTTGCCAGCGTTTTGCTGTCCACAGCAGATTTACTTGTGCTGGACGAGCCAACCAACCATTTAGACAGTGAAATGGCGGACTGGCTGGAGGATTATTTAAAGAGATTTAAAGGCGCCCTGGTAATGATTACCCATGACAGATATTTTCTGGACAGTGTGACAGAAAGAATTGTAGAGTTGGATAAGGGGAAGCTGTACAGCTATCAGGCAAATTATGAAGGCTATTTAAAGCTGAAGGCAGAGCGGATAGACAGCGCCCAGGCCACAGAACGGAAACGCCAGTCTATTTTAAAGGTGGAGCTGGAGTGGATGCAGAGAGGGGCCAGAGCCAGGTCCACAAAACAGAAGGCTCATATACAAAGATACGAGGCCCTAAGGGATCAAAAGGGACCGGAGATGGACAAAGAGGTAGAGCTGGATTCTGTTTACAGCCGCTTAGGACGCACTACAGTGGAATTGGACGGCATCTCTAAAGCATATGGGGAGAAAAAGCTGATTCAGGATTTCACCTATATTTTTCTGAAAAATGACAGGATTGGGGTTATAGGTCCAAACGGAAGCGGAAAGTCTACGTTAATGAAGATTATTGCAGGCTGGATACAGCCGGATTCCGGAACTTTGACAGTGGGACAGACTGTGAAAATGGGATATTTTTCCCAGGAAAATGAAGCCATGGATGAAAGTCTGAAGGTAATTGATTATATTAAAAACGCAGGGGAGTACGTTCAGACAAATGATGGAAGAATCAGCGCCTCTCAGATGCTGGAGCGATTTTTATTTCCTTCCAGCGTCCAATATACAGTAATCGGAAAGCTGTCAGGCGGGGAAAAGAGAAGGCTGTACCTTTTAAAA
The window above is part of the Lachnoclostridium edouardi genome. Proteins encoded here:
- a CDS encoding exodeoxyribonuclease III; the protein is MTKLISWNVNGLRACVGKGFLEYFNSVDADIFCLQETKLQEGQIDLPLEGYYQYWNYAEKKGYSGVAMFTKSEPISVKYGIGRQEHDHEGRVIAAEFPNYWVVTCYTPNSQDGLARLPYRRTWNQAFLEFLKELEETKPVVFCGDLNVAHKEIDLKNPKTNRKNAGFSDEEREDFTNLLNAGFIDSFRYFYPDAEGIYSWWSYRFSARAKNAGWRIDYFCVSEALKDKLEKAAIHTDIMGSDHCPVELVLSL
- a CDS encoding ABC-F family ATP-binding cassette domain-containing protein, with product MSLVTIEHLTKSYTERLLFDDTDFSVGEGEKVGLIGINGTGKSTLLKIIAGLEEPDSGNVVRRRNLDIRFLPQNPQFHQGDTILESIIRDNQGHSHVWDLESQAKTILTKLGIWDFQAHVETLSGGQRKRIALASVLLSTADLLVLDEPTNHLDSEMADWLEDYLKRFKGALVMITHDRYFLDSVTERIVELDKGKLYSYQANYEGYLKLKAERIDSAQATERKRQSILKVELEWMQRGARARSTKQKAHIQRYEALRDQKGPEMDKEVELDSVYSRLGRTTVELDGISKAYGEKKLIQDFTYIFLKNDRIGVIGPNGSGKSTLMKIIAGWIQPDSGTLTVGQTVKMGYFSQENEAMDESLKVIDYIKNAGEYVQTNDGRISASQMLERFLFPSSVQYTVIGKLSGGEKRRLYLLKILMEAPNVLLLDEPTNDLDIQTLTILEDYLDHFQGIVITVSHDRYFLDRMVNRIFAFEGGGSISQYEGGFTDYQAACQLRAAKEEDGRQEQSRSKESKENRKAQKPKEKKLKFSYKEQKEWETIEDEIAAVEGKIADLEQKMEEEASNYGKLNELMAEKTEQEKILEEKMDRWMYLNDLAEQIAAQD